A portion of the Oryzias melastigma strain HK-1 linkage group LG1, ASM292280v2, whole genome shotgun sequence genome contains these proteins:
- the pcm1 gene encoding pericentriolar material 1 protein isoform X3 translates to MATGGPPFDDGAEDLHNWTVTNSSLDDRLNNMDWGAQKKANRSSDKNKKKLSAVVVGSRLTNDISPESTPGAGRRRAHTPHSFPHIKYTTQMSVPDQAELEKLRQRINFTDMDERSIGSDSQGRVTAANNQRQFAGDTKKPHNFLPLHVNTNKSRELLHPSASAPTTPVISKEVKKQSPGLREKLTPVVLSKEAFRPGSGDKERRLPSQREYAEEDVKLDSSQVVSKLVQIRDYISKLSSVRDEMVEKNDVPSKVERLSSFIEHLREKEKSCLRLLQKMLAQEVDDCDLGTLESAVGSGSLVESASVNIEVQSSDVSNATDGRPEPVSADQREELENLRKQHELLKKMLEQQEQLRALQGRQEALMAMQHSAEQALALTEDNVVTETTGSISGLSITSELNEELNELIQRFHNQLHDSQTKAVPDNRRQAQSLSLSREVCWSRAPQAVGPPQHRPLLHSASGPHAGLDAGASAASAKLTKLQELQDKKQTMDKILKELHSLRDQTLNNNSCRGLSAQHSPGAQGSSECPSSLYSNGALASTSFQPSFSQQQDGSNSADKLRKLKEVHKRLNELRELVQYYEQTSDMMVDAVNENVKDADEEEEDETEEGSIFEATFDSEQENHEPVTNIRNSQRSRNWTDLNSLANRCSIRSATNNQDSRLNTQCEINNRAAANLHALNIPAAIECQYNRDIPYGEEREDDGEVERAGNDEGVRVMVPDSVSESSRRSSLGNDAGFSQKVHRQSAKQKLRQLQELVAMVQSDDTDGTTANEDEALHQQPNNTRATFGSGLKQRDHALTSKAREKLYEEKLRQQKEELKQLHEERQRLIEIQSKIQDLQWACPDLQSSVSSTASQQGLLRKAPVMVSTPAAVKVSSSGQKTNLAVLKPAAPEAAAAAAAAAAPDTGQLWSEMRRRQIMREDLRQRRKHLESLMAEHQRRNGFADSSCPIDDHEENAAPSLSVSRDERTMATWGSSPCPLDDNEDDDDGHDAGETDEYHSELGAEDDDEEEEVEECTENSSDDDLPLYSPNRNQCSYSNKKNQGSNLKPPAAFSGENDVQLHNKTKTKPQSRSLNQSSSQHGGIRRQENLRWASELSVAEGSTQWQEQVNHLQRQLDFSSSMCQTLLQDQQTLSFMLQSLLTGQHSLLPNNLSSPQVHLVMHQLNQCYTQLAWQQNNIQRQKQVLNDLLGQQLPPSSSSAAAAAWQTRKQGSAPESSCAPSSSPGISLPFSSTLHPSANNMPASPMSPFPSSFTLFPPFPSAMGDFLQDSFGPTTPEHQKQRPDPNTSFKTEYMSFPPPLQRSPLNTAKKSRPADRVNTSYTNNIRQLKSSKPAAVAKAELQESPPSSPAFAKSHSRPQEFDKESFSSVPDVSDPNTITKTFKAGRKASAQANLASRSRTPKNRRRRSKVHNKNGHDSDSASSTTDFAQQRAVLSHHRDPNQSLLDKLTQEKLDSKTKLGNKRNDISSDASSDFSLFEALRETIYSEVATLISQNESRPHFLIELFHELQLLNTDYLRQRALYSLQDIVTKHLEVRSAAEDHPPRLGPPAWPACSQSELTPSQSLSTSDEEVVEKNLRHARDTKKRKEDAESVDDSNMSTSSNLEAFANDDLGNTVIHLDKALARIREYERMKLKAEFNPCDAEHPPANAAESTEGAAAGSVHCPQIDTQQLDRQIKAIMTEVIPFLKENMDEVCSLQLLTSVRRMVLKLTQQNDESKEFVHFFHRQLGGILQDSLSKFVGCTLKDCGEDLLVEISEILFNELAFFKLMQDLDNSNNSKKATKHKRKAEGPSKPKHAAEDNAVSSTEKSLGSVKTDEDKDQDETLMDRTELYMQTKNNRSSDASENEDEEQGLEVLLSFSLSKAEIQALTNCGSGEDENEEEEMEEFEAGPVDVQTSLQAAADGQVEQGAGSSEIQLENPKQESLENDEDANRLTGTASSTLEGNISEQSQIPDEEGKAVASERVSAPSPPQNVPRESTTTSSPDTDSPVLISVDEAGSGNTSHKSDEDDFVKVDDLPLQLTVMTEEELQKRIVEEQQNNNLSMEILNDNTELLTELVGNAQALKQPESMDVQNE, encoded by the exons ATGGCAACTGGAGGGCCTCCTTTTGATGACGGTGCAGAAGATTTGCACAACTGGACGGTAACCAATTCCAGCCTGGACGATCGACTCAACAACATG GATTGGGGTGCCCAAAAGAAAGCCAACAGATCTTcggataaaaataagaaaaagttgtCCGCAGTGGTGGTGGGAAGTCGCCTTACCAACGATATATCCCCGGAGTCCACCCCGGGGGCGGGCCGTCGGAGAGCTCACACTCCACACTCTTTCCCCCACATCAAATACACCACCCAGATGTCTGTACCTGATCAGGCTGAGCTGGAAAAACTGCGTCAAAGGATCAATTTCACCGACATGGATGAG AGGAGCATTGGCAGTGACTCTCAGGGGCGTGTCACAGCTGCCAACAACCAGCGGCAGTTCGCAGGAGATACCAAGAAACCCCACAACTTTCTGCCTCTGCATGTAAACACCAACAAGAGCAGAGAACTGCTCCACCCCTCAGCCTCGGCTCCCACCACGCCAGTGATTTCCAAAGAAGTCAAGAAGCAGAGTCCTGGATTGAGGGAGAAGTTAACTCCTGTGGTCCTCTCAAAAGAAGCTTTCCGGCCGGGAAGTGGCGACAAAGAGAGGAGGCTCCCATCGCAGAGGGAATATGCAGAGGAAGATGTAAAACTAGACAGCAGCCAG GTGGTAAGCAAACTGGTCCAAATCCGGGACTACATCAGTAAGCTCAGCTCTGTGAGGGATGAGATGGTGGAGAAGAATGACGTGCCCTCTAAAGTGGAGCGTCTTTCGAGTTTCATTGAACACCTCCGGGAAAAGGAGAAGTCCTGCCTGCGTTTGTTACAGAAGATGCTG GCGCAGGAGGTTGATGACTGTGATCTGGGGACCTTAGAGTCAGCTGTTGGTTCTGGCTCTCTAGTAGAAAGTGCTTCTGTTAACATTGAGGTTCAGTCTTCAGACGTTTCCAATGCAACA GACGGCAGACCCGAGCCAGTGAGTGCTGACCAAAGGGAGGAATTGGAGAACCTGCGTAAGCAGCACGAGCTGCTGAAGAAGAtgctggagcagcaggagcagctccGAGCGCTGCAGGGCCGACAGGAAGCATTAATGGCCATGCAGCACAGCGCTGAACAGGCTCTTGCTTTGACTGAAGACAACG TCGTCACGGAAACCACCGGCAGTATTTCGGGCTTAAGTATCACATCAGAACTGAATGAGGAGTTGAACGAGTTGATTCAGCGCTTTCACAACCAGCTACATGACTCTCAG ACTAAAGCCGTGCCGGATAACCGGCGTCAGGCTCAGAGTCTGTCGCTCTCCAGAGAGGTTTGTTGGTCCAGGGCTCCCCAAGCTGTCGGTCCCCCTCAACACAGGCCCCTCCTTCACTCCGCCTCTGGTCCTCATGCTGGTTTGGACGCTGGAGCATCAGCCGCCAGCGCCAAACTCACCAAGCTCCAGGAACTTCAGGACAAGAAGCAAACCATGGACAAGATTCTAAAAGAGCTGCATTCACTCCGTGACCAAACGTTAAATAATAACTCAT GTCGTGGCTTGTCAGCACAGCATAGTCCAGGAGCTCAAGGATCCTCCGAGTGTCCATCATCTTTGTACTCTAACGGGGCTCTGGCTTCCACTTCCTTCCAGCCTTCATTCTCACAGCAGCAGGACGGCTCCAACTCCGCTGACAAGCTGAG GAAGCTAAAGGAGGTCCATAAGCGTCTGAACGAGCTACGGGAATTAGTGCAGTACTACGAGCAGACCTCTGACATGATGGTGGATGCAGTCAATGAAAACGTGAAGGAtgctgatgaggaggaggaagatgagacGGAAGAAGGGTCCATTTTTGAGGCCACGTTTGACTCGGAACAGGAAAATCACGAACCTGTAACCAACATCAG AAACTCTCAGCGCAGCAGGAACTGGACAGACCTGAATAGTCTGGCTAACCGCTGCAGCATCAGGTCTGCCACCAACAACCAGGACAGCAGACTCAACACTCAGTGTGAGATCAACAACCGAGCGGCAGCCAATCTCCACGCTCTTAACATCCCAGCGGCCATAG AATGTCAGTACAACAGGGACATCCCTTATGGTGAAGAGAGAGAGGACGATGGAGAAGTGGAGCGCGCTGGTAATGATGAAGGAGTGCGGGTGATGGTTCCCGACAGTGTTTCAGAGTCCAGTCGGAGGAGCAGCCTCGGGAACGATGCAGGATTTTCCCAGAAAGTTCATCGGCAGTCAGCCAAACAGAAACTCCGgcagctgcaggagctggtCGCCATGGTTCAG AGTGATGACACTGATGGAACCACTGCTAATGAGGATGAAGCTTTGCACCAGCAGCCAAATAACACCCGAGCAACGTTTGGATCAGGATTGAAGCAGAGAGACCACGCTCTTACCAGCAAGGCCAG GGAGAAACTGTACGAAGAGAAGCTGCGTCAGCAGAAGGAGGAATTGAAGCAGCTGCATGAAGAACGCCAGCGACTCATTGAAATCCAGAGCAAGATCCAGGATCTGCAGTGGGCTTGTCCTGACCTTCAG TCATCTGTGTCCAGCACGGCGAGCCAGCAGGGTTTGCTGAGGAAGGCTCCAGTGATGGTCTCCACTCCTGCGGCTGTGAAAGTCTCCTCATCTGGACAGAAAACCAACCTGGCTGTTCTCAAACCTGCCGCTCcagaggcggcggcggcggcggctgctgctgctgcccctGACACAGGG CAGCTTTGGTCGGAAATGCGTCGGCGGCAGATCATGCGCGAGGACCTGCGACAGCGCCGAAAGCACCTCGAGTCATTAATGGCGGAACATCAGAGGCGAAATGGTTTCGCCGACTCGTCCTGTCCAATTGACGACCATGAAGAAAACGCTGCACCCTCACTGTCTGTCAGCAGGGATGAAAG AACAATGGCCACTTGGGGTTCCAGTCCCTGCCCTTTAGATGACAACGAAGACGACGATGATGGCCACGACGCTGGGGAAACCGACGAGTATCACTCAGAGTTGGGAgcagaggatgatgatgaggaagaggaagtaGAAGAATGCACAGAGAACAGCTCTGATGACGACCTTCCCTTGTACTCGCCGAACAGGAACCAGTGCTCCTACAGCAACAAGAAGAATCAGGGAAG CAATCTAAAACCTCCAGCTGCCTTTTCTGGTGAGAATGATGTGCAGCTTCACAACAAGACAAAGACGAAGCCTCAGAGCAGAAGCTTGAACCAGTCCTCGAGTCAGCATGGAGGCATACGCCGGCAGGAGAACCTGCGCTGGGCCTCCGAGCTCTCGGTTGCAGAGGGTTCGACTCAGTGGCAGGAGCAAGTCAACCACTTACAGAGACAGCTGGACTTCAGCTCCAGCATGTGTCAAACGCTTCTGCAGGACCAGCAG ACGCTGTCATTCATGCTGCAGAGTCTGCTGACAGGTCAGCACAGCCTGCTGCCCAACAACCTGTCTTCTCCACAAGTCCACCTGGTCATGCATCAGCTGAACCAGTGCTACACCCAGCTGGCCTGGCAACAGAACAACATCCAAAG aCAAAAGCAGGTTCTGAACGATCTCCTGGGGCAGCAGCTCCCGCCGTCCTcctcctcagcagcagcagcggcgtgGCAGACGCGGAAACAGGGATCAGCTCCAGAGTCCAGCTGTGCTCCCTCATCCTCTCCTGGTATTTCCCTGCCCTTCTCCTCCACACTGCATCCTTCAGCCAACAACATGCCAGCCTCTCCGATGTCCCCATTCCCTTCCA GCTTTACCTTATTCCCCCCATTCCCTTCTGCCATGGGTGACTTCCTCCAAGATTCTTTTGGTCCAACCACTCCTGAACATCAGAAGCAGCGCCCGGACCCCAACACCTCCTTTAAGACCGAGTACATGAGTTTCCCTCCTCCGCTGCAGCGCTCCCCGCTCAACACGGCCAAAAAAAGCAG ACCAGCGGATCGAGTCAACACCTCCTACACCAACAACATCAGGCAGCTCAAGTCTTCTAAGCCGGCTGCTGTTGCTAAAGCGGAGCTGCAGGAGTCTCCTCCTTCCTCCCCTGCTTTTGCCAAATCCCACTCCAGACCGCAAGAGTTCGACAAAGAGAGCTTCAGCAGTGTGCCAGACGTCAGTGATCCCAATACAATTACAAAGACTTTCAAAGCTGGCCGCAAAGCTTCTGCACAAGCCAATCTGGCTTCTCGAAGTAGGACTCCCAAGAACAGACGTAGGAGGAGCAaagttcacaacaaaaatg GTCATGACAGTGACAGTGCAAGCAGCACTACTGACTTTGcccagcagagggcagtgttGTCTCACCACAGGGATCCGAATCAGAGTCTTCTGGACAAACTGAcacaagaaaagctggacagcAAGACGAAGCTCGGCAACAAACGAAATGACATCTCCTCTG ATGCAAGCAGTGACTTCTCCCTGTTTGAAGCTCTCCGGGAGACTATCTACTCCGAGGTGGCGACACTGATCTCCCAGAATGAGTCTCGCCCCCACTTTCTGATCGAGCTCTTCcatgagctgcagctcctcaacACAGACTACCTACGTCAGAGGGCGCTCTACTCTCTGCAG GACATAGTGACCAAGCATCTGGAAGTGCGGAGCGCCGCTGAAGACCACCCTCCCCGCCTTGGTCCTCCAGCGTGGCCCGCGTGCTCCCAGTCCGAGCTCACGCCCAGTCAGAGTCTGTCCACCAGTGACGAA GAAGTGGTGGAGAAGAACTTGAGACACGCACGGGACACAAAGAAGAGGAAGGAGGACGCTGAATCTGTGGACGACAGCAACATGTCCACCTCCTCCAACCTAGAGGCTTTTGCTAATGATGACTTGG GAAACACCGTCATTCATTTAGACAAAGCTCTGGCAAGGATTAGAGAGTATGAGCGCATGAAGCTCAAAGCCGAATTTAACCCCTGCGATGCCGAGCATCCTCCTGCAAACGCTGCCGAGTCCACGGAAG gAGCTGCAGCCGGCAGCGTTCACTGCCCGCAGATCGACACCCAGCAGCTGGATCGACAGATCAAAGCCATCATGACTGAAGTCATTCCCTTTCTAAAG GAGAACATGGACGAGGTGTGTTCCCTTCAGCTCCTGACCTCTGTGCGGCGGATGGTCCTTAAACTCACTCAGCAAAACGATGAAAGCAAGGAGTTTGTCCACTTTTTCCACAGACAGCTGGGTGGAATACTACAG GACTCTCTTAGCAAATTCGTGGGGTGCACACTAAAGGACTGTGGGGAGGACCTGCTGGTGGAGATCTCAGAGATCCTCTTTAATGAACTGGCCTTTTTCAAGCTCATGCAGGATCTGGATAACAGCAACAACTCCAAAAAGGCcacaaaacacaagagaaagGCTGAAGGGCCCAGTAAACCAAAGCATGCTGCTGAG GACAATGCAGTCAGCAGCACTGAGAAATCACTTGGTTCAGTGAAAACCGATGAAGACAAA gatcaaGATGAGACGTTAATGGACAGAACAGAGCTTTACATGCAGACGAAGAACAACAGGAGCAGCGACGCTTCAGAGAATGAGGATGAAGAGCAAGGACTGGAAGTGCTTTTGTCATTCA GTCTTTCCAAAGCAGAGATTCAGGCTCTGACAAACTGTGGCAGCGGAGAAGATGAGAACGAAGAGGAGGAGATGGAAGAGTTTGAAGCCGGACCTGTAGACGTCCAAACCTCCTTGCAGGCTGCCGCTGATGGGCAGGTGGAGCAG GGGGCTGGCAGCAGTGAAATCCAGCTAGAAAATCCAAAGCAGGAGAGTTTGGAGAATGATGAAG ACGCCAATAGATTGACTGGAACTGCCAGCTCCACGTTAGAGGGAAATATTAGCGAGCAAAGCCAGATTCCTGATGAGGAGGGCAAAGCTGTTGCATCAGAAAGAGTCTCTGCTCCCTCCCCACCTCAGAATGTCCCCCGGGAGTCAACAACCACCAGTAGCCCTGACACAGACTCCCCCGTCCTTATCAGTGTAGAT GAAGCAGGATCTGGCAACACGAGCCATAAGTCTGATGAGGACGACTTTGTGAAGGTGGATGATCTGCCGCTGCAGCTGACCGTCATGACCGAG GAGGAGCTTCAGAAGAGAAtcgtggaggagcagcagaacaaCAACCTCTCTATGGAGATCCTCAATGACAACACTGAACTGCTGACTGAGCTGGTGGGAAATGCACAGGCACTAAAACAACCAG aaagcaTGGATGTCCAGaatgagtga